CTAATAAAACTGAGTCAATTCTGTTGTATGTTGCCATTATTAGAACTAATATTGCAAAAGGGTAGCTCTGTTTTATTATAACTCGTAAATAATTATAATCGAATTTTAATCTTAAAAATTTTGCATTAGAAAATACAATCAAAAAAATTATTGTTGAGCTTAAAACATATGCAGCAGTCTGAGCATAAACGAACCATTCTATTCGGAAAGGTTTTGTAGAAAAATTCCCCCAAAGTAAAAAACTGCAAATTATTATCATGATAGTTTTGTCTAGAACAGACAAAATACTATCGGTTCTGTACAATTGCAAGCCGCTTAGATTTGACCTCAGATAAAGTGTAAATGAGATTAGAAATTGGTTAAAAACCAAGAACAGTAACAATTTTATTTGAACAATATTATAACCAATAATAACTGCTGCAATCATGCTAATAGCAAAATAGGCAACAGCTAATATTAGTTTGAGTACAATTATATTCGACAAAAATTTTGTCAACAATTGGTTGTGTTGAGAAATATTTTTGTTGTTGTAGTTTGTAACACCTAAGTCTAAAACAATATTTATAATTAGCGAAAAACTTAGCAGTGAAAAATACAAACCATAGTTTTCTGCTCCAACTACATTTTGCACTTTTACTTCTATGCCAAAAATCCAAAATGGTTTTATCAGCAGATTTAGTAATAGAACTAAGCCAAGATTTGTTACAAACTTTTTCTTCAAATTATGTTTTTCAAATTATGAATTATAGATTGTAAATTGTTATTTAAGGTTGCTATTCAAATCAAAAATTCATAATTTATCTAAGTTTTACTCCAAACTTCCAACTTCTTTTTCTACCTCCTCAAGAATTTCGCAAGATTTTACTAATTCTTTCATTTTAGTATGATCTGGGTATAGAGGACGATCGATATCTAAGAAATCGACATATTTTCTTACAATTTCTTTTGCTTTTGAAACTCCGTTTCCAAAATTATATTCACGGAAATCTAAAGCTTGTGAAGCAGCCATAAATTCAATACCCAGCACTCCATAGGCATTATCTAAAATCTGGAAATTTTTTATTGCAGTATTCATTCCCATCGAGACAAAGTCTTCCTGGTCGGCAGCAGCCGGAATGGATTGTATTGAAGCCGGAGCTGATAAAATTCTTTGCTCAACAATTTGCATATCGGCAGTATATTGGCTTAACATTAATCCTGAAAACATTCCTGCTCCTTTTGTTAGAAATGCTGGCAATCCGACACTTAGTGCAGGATTATTTAATCTGTTCAGTCGGCGTTCTGATAGAACTGAAACCATGGTAATTACATATCCGGCCATGTCCATTGGTACTGATACCGGACTTCCTTGAAAGTTTGCACCCGATAATTGAAGGTCTTCTTCCGGAAAAAATATAGGATTGTCTCCAACTCCGTTTAATTCAATTTCTACTTGCGAGCGTGCGTAAGCAAGTGCATCGTGAGCTGCACCAATTACTTGTGGGCTCGAACGCATAGAATAAGCATCTTGTACTTTGCATTTCACTCTATTTTCTGCCAAATCTCCGTTTGCTACCATTTTTCTAATAGATTCAGCACTTCGTACTGCGCCTTTAAATCCTCTGACTTCGTGGAGTTTTGCAGAATATGGTCGCATATTTGCTTTTAGAGCTTCTAACGACATGGCTGTGGCAATTTCTGCTTGTTTGAGCCAATTATTTGCATCGTACAGAAAAATAGCACTCATAGCAGTGAGAACATTTGAACCATTGATAGTGGCTAATCCATCACGAGCTTTAAGTCCTGGAACTGGAATGTTTGCTCTATTCAAAGCTTCTTTACCTTCCAATAATTCACCTTCGAAATAGGCTTTTCCTTCGCCCATCAGCAATAGAGCAATTTGCGACATTGGAGCCAAATCTCCACAAGCTCCTACCGATCCTTTTTGGCAAACAAAAGGTGTTACACCTTTGTTTAGCATTTCAACCAAAGTTTGAGTGATTTCCGGACGGCAACCTGAATTTCCATGTGCATGAACATTGATTCTGCCAAGCATAGCTCCTCGAATGTATTCAATTGGTGCAGGATCGCCAATTCCGGCAGCATGATTATAGATTAAATACTTTTGGAAATCTTTAACTTGGTCTTTGTTTAAAACTACCTCTGAAAATTCTCCTATGCCGGTATTTACACCATACATTATTTCACCTGCAGCAATTTTTCTTTCGAGCATTGCACGGCAAACTTTAATTCTTTCTAAGGCATCGGAGTGAAGTTCTACTTTTTCGCCATTTCTGGCTACTCTAACTACATCTTCAATTGTAAGATTACTACCTGTAATAATATATGTCATAACTTTTTATATAATTTTTTAAAACGCAAAAATAGTTAATATTGAATAATTCAAATAAGATTATTATCATATAAATCGCCATATCAGAAAATATATTCCAAATCCTGTTAGAAAGCTTAAACCAATGTACGTTAATATTTTAAGCCATAACTTTGGTTTTGAATCTTCAGGGACATTTTTTCCCATTACCACCTTAAAATTTAGGTAACCTAAAATCGGTGCAGTCATAAACGATAAAGTTGTAGCTATATCAACCAGAGTTTTCAGGCTTTCGGCAAAATATCGAAGAATAGTTAATGTCCCAACTATTAATATTAGAAGCCAAATCCATGTCAAAATATTTGTTTTGAATTTCAATTTCGGGAAGATTATTTCTGTGCTTGGGCTTAAAACTCGCGGAAATGCGTCGAGACAAGTTATTGTTGTGCTAAACATTGTTGTAAGGGCTGCAATGGCAATAAATATGTTTGCCCAATTGCCAATGCTTTCAGTATATAAATTTATGAGCTGAGAAGCAAAAATAGTTCCTTTGTCGGAGAAAGTTTCGCCTGTGCCGTACATTACAAAAGCTCCGAGCATTAGGAAAATTACTGAAAGAATTGATGTTCCAATGTATCCAATATTAAAATCGAACAGAGCCTCTTTAAGTTTTGGGACATATCCTGTTGCTTTTTTTTTGGCAAGTATCCACATCGAATGCCACACCGAAATGTCAATCGCCGAGGGCATCCAACCAACAAAAGCTATTATGAACGCAATATCGGTATCCCAACTAAATGATTTTGAGAATCTCGGGTTTGGATTGAATCCTTTAAAACTTGCCGAAAATATGGCTATGATTGTCGAAAGAGTTAAAATTATAATAATAACCTTAATAAATTTATCTAACAATGAATACCTTCCAATTGCAATTATTAAGGCAGAAACACAGATTATTATAATTGCCCAGGAGAAACTATCGAAGGAATCTACAAAAACATGAGCAAACAAACCGGCTGTTACTGCAGTAACTGCTGATTGAATTGTAAACATTGTAGAAATTGTGAGAACTACATAAACTATCACCGCAAGAATTCCAAGTCGTCTGTAGCCGTCAATCAAGCTTTCGCCGGTGGAAGCTGTGTAGCGCGGAGCAAATTCAAAAAATGGATATTTCAGAAGATTAGCAATTACTATTAACCAAATTAGTTCAAAACCAAAGGAAGCTCCTGCTCGAGTAGATTGTACCAAATGCGATACCCCAATTGCAGCCGCAGCCCACATTAATCCCGGTCCAAGAGTTTTAATGTAATTAGTTTTTATCATAAATCTG
Above is a genomic segment from Bacteroidota bacterium containing:
- a CDS encoding oligosaccharide flippase family protein, with amino-acid sequence MKKKFVTNLGLVLLLNLLIKPFWIFGIEVKVQNVVGAENYGLYFSLLSFSLIINIVLDLGVTNYNNKNISQHNQLLTKFLSNIIVLKLILAVAYFAISMIAAVIIGYNIVQIKLLLFLVFNQFLISFTLYLRSNLSGLQLYRTDSILSVLDKTIMIIICSFLLWGNFSTKPFRIEWFVYAQTAAYVLSSTIIFLIVFSNAKFLRLKFDYNYLRVIIKQSYPFAILVLIMATYNRIDSVLLERLLENGKEQAGIYAQSFRILDAGAMFGFLFAGLLLPMFSRMLKQKENIGQLLQLSSLLILIPAIILAICSYFYNVEIMDLLYKEHILESSKIFTLLMIGFVGISTTYIFGSLLTANGSLRELNIMASIGLVINIVLNIILIPKYQALGAASSSLATQLFTAVAQIFIVKKKFNFPTNYILIFSILFFIVTIFIFGYVSKLYFTNWIYGFFAIVIFSTLLAFFTKLISVKTLFEIVKGDE
- a CDS encoding aromatic amino acid lyase codes for the protein MTYIITGSNLTIEDVVRVARNGEKVELHSDALERIKVCRAMLERKIAAGEIMYGVNTGIGEFSEVVLNKDQVKDFQKYLIYNHAAGIGDPAPIEYIRGAMLGRINVHAHGNSGCRPEITQTLVEMLNKGVTPFVCQKGSVGACGDLAPMSQIALLLMGEGKAYFEGELLEGKEALNRANIPVPGLKARDGLATINGSNVLTAMSAIFLYDANNWLKQAEIATAMSLEALKANMRPYSAKLHEVRGFKGAVRSAESIRKMVANGDLAENRVKCKVQDAYSMRSSPQVIGAAHDALAYARSQVEIELNGVGDNPIFFPEEDLQLSGANFQGSPVSVPMDMAGYVITMVSVLSERRLNRLNNPALSVGLPAFLTKGAGMFSGLMLSQYTADMQIVEQRILSAPASIQSIPAAADQEDFVSMGMNTAIKNFQILDNAYGVLGIEFMAASQALDFREYNFGNGVSKAKEIVRKYVDFLDIDRPLYPDHTKMKELVKSCEILEEVEKEVGSLE
- a CDS encoding Nramp family divalent metal transporter produces the protein MKTNYIKTLGPGLMWAAAAIGVSHLVQSTRAGASFGFELIWLIVIANLLKYPFFEFAPRYTASTGESLIDGYRRLGILAVIVYVVLTISTMFTIQSAVTAVTAGLFAHVFVDSFDSFSWAIIIICVSALIIAIGRYSLLDKFIKVIIIILTLSTIIAIFSASFKGFNPNPRFSKSFSWDTDIAFIIAFVGWMPSAIDISVWHSMWILAKKKATGYVPKLKEALFDFNIGYIGTSILSVIFLMLGAFVMYGTGETFSDKGTIFASQLINLYTESIGNWANIFIAIAALTTMFSTTITCLDAFPRVLSPSTEIIFPKLKFKTNILTWIWLLILIVGTLTILRYFAESLKTLVDIATTLSFMTAPILGYLNFKVVMGKNVPEDSKPKLWLKILTYIGLSFLTGFGIYFLIWRFI